The following are encoded in a window of Oncorhynchus masou masou isolate Uvic2021 chromosome 17, UVic_Omas_1.1, whole genome shotgun sequence genomic DNA:
- the LOC135558379 gene encoding WW domain-containing adapter protein with coiled-coil-like isoform X2, which yields MVMHTRKQPRLSDGCTDRRDSQPYQTHKSQPKSQSTTLHRHDKMRDGLSDPTPPYKMLRHSDESPVNKHSDGHSKTKTFHTLRGQDGGTSCSPQENSHNHSSNSHSNQSKASDTPHEPADDWSEHISSSGKKYYYNCRTEVSQWEKPKDWLEREQRQKDPSKRESNTFPKDRDYRRESVDTATTKSTSGDKSSSNTAPSQSSSSINPGLNQASGSNPTPSSSSSMVPVSPSVQSQASGLLQDPALLRQLLPALQATLQMSNGSMDMAKINEVLAAAVTQASLQSMLHKLLTAGPSAFNITALLSQAAQHSNQAALQASQSPISLTSDASSPRSYVSPRNGTPQTNLLTQKPLLGMPPATSQPKVTPVKPGPISQQASAEKRPEDPRTLQQRSQGSPPPGPNSNSTGGHSVPNAASGLTSTPGSFTPSLASHFDENLVRHIQNWPAEHIEKQAARLREDAHNMGSLYMSEICTELKNLRSLVRVCEIQATLREQRILFLRQQSKELDKLKNQNSYMV from the exons ATGGTAATGCATACAAGGAAACAACCGAGACTCAGCGATGG GTGTACCGACCGAAGGGATTCACAACCCTATCAG ACACACAAATCCCAGCCCAAGAGTCAATCTACCACCCTTCACCGTCACGATAAAATGCGAGATGGGTTGTCAGATCCTACACCACCCTACAAAATGCTCCGACACTCTGATGAAAGTCCAGTCAATAAGCACAGTGACGGACAcagcaaaacaaaaacatttcacACACTCCGAGGCCAAGATGGTG GGACCAGCTGCTCTCCGCAAGAGAATTCTCACAACCACAGCTCCAACTCGCACTCAAATCAAAGCAAGGCGTCAGACACA CCTCATGAGCCTGCAGACGACTGGTCGGAGCACATCAGCTCCTCGGGCAAGAAGTACTACTACAACTGCAGGACTGAGGTCTCTCAGTGGGAGAAGCCCAAAGACTGGCTGGAGAG AGAGCAAAGGCAAAAAGACCCGTCTAAGAGGGAGTCCAACACGTTCCCTAAAGACCGGGACTACAGACGAGAGTCTGTGGACACAGCCACCACAA AGAGTACATCAGGGGACAAGTCGTCCTCCAACACTGCTCCTTCCCAGTCATCTTCCTCCATCAATCCGGGCCTGAACCAAGCCTCTGGCTCTAACCCCAccccttcctcatcctcctccatgGTCCCCGTGTCCCCCTCTGTCCAATCTCAGGCCTCGGGCCTGCTCCAAGACCCCGCCCTCCTGCGGCAGCTCCTCCCAGCGCTGCAGGCCACCCTGCAGATGAGCAATGGCAGCATGGACATGGCCAAGATCAATGAGG TCCTCGCGGCTGCTGTTACTCAAGCTTCCTTGCAGTCTATGCTTCATAAACTCCTCACTGCTGGACCGTCTGCTTTCAACATCACTGCTCTTCTTTCCCAAGCTGCTCAACACTCCAACCAAG CGGCCCTGCAGGCAAGTCAGTCGCCCATATCACTAACGTCGGACGCCTCCTCGCCCCGCTCATACGTGTCGCCCAGGAATGGCACGCCCCAGACCAACCTCCTTACCCAGAAACCCCTGCTCGGTATGCCACCCGCCACCTCCCAACCAAAG GTTACCCCAGTGAAACCAGGACCAATTTCTCAGCAGGCTTCAGCAGAGAAACGTCCAGAGGACCCCAGAACTCTCCAACAGCGGAG TCAGGGGAGTCCGCCACCAGGACCTAACAGCAACTCCACCGGCGGCCACTCTGTTCCCAACGCTGCCTCAGGCCTCACCAGCACTCCCGGCTCCTTCACTCCCTCGCTGGCCTCTCACTTTGACGAGAACCTCGTCAGGCACATCCAGAACTGGCCCGCAGAGCACATCGAGAAGCAG GCAGCACGGTTACGGGAGGATGCCCACAACATGGGCAGTCTCTACATGTCTGAGATCTGCACCGAACTGAAAAACCTCCGATCTTTAGTCAGAGTGTGTGAGATCCAGGCCACGCTGCGGGAACAGAG AATACTGTTCCTGAGACAGCAGAGCAAAGAACTGGACAAGCTGAAGAACCAGAACTCTTACATGGTCTGA
- the LOC135558379 gene encoding WW domain-containing adapter protein with coiled-coil-like isoform X1, which yields MVMHTRKQPRLSDGCTDRRDSQPYQTHKSQPKSQSTTLHRHDKMRDGLSDPTPPYKMLRHSDESPVNKHSDGHSKTKTFHTLRGQDGGTSCSPQENSHNHSSNSHSNQSKASDTPHEPADDWSEHISSSGKKYYYNCRTEVSQWEKPKDWLEREQRQKDPSKRESNTFPKDRDYRRESVDTATTKSTSGDKSSSNTAPSQSSSSINPGLNQASGSNPTPSSSSSMVPVSPSVQSQASGLLQDPALLRQLLPALQATLQMSNGSMDMAKINEVLAAAVTQASLQSMLHKLLTAGPSAFNITALLSQAAQHSNQAALQASQSPISLTSDASSPRSYVSPRNGTPQTNLLTQKPLLGMPPATSQPKVTPVKPGPISQQASAEKRPEDPRTLQQRSSQGSPPPGPNSNSTGGHSVPNAASGLTSTPGSFTPSLASHFDENLVRHIQNWPAEHIEKQAARLREDAHNMGSLYMSEICTELKNLRSLVRVCEIQATLREQRILFLRQQSKELDKLKNQNSYMV from the exons ATGGTAATGCATACAAGGAAACAACCGAGACTCAGCGATGG GTGTACCGACCGAAGGGATTCACAACCCTATCAG ACACACAAATCCCAGCCCAAGAGTCAATCTACCACCCTTCACCGTCACGATAAAATGCGAGATGGGTTGTCAGATCCTACACCACCCTACAAAATGCTCCGACACTCTGATGAAAGTCCAGTCAATAAGCACAGTGACGGACAcagcaaaacaaaaacatttcacACACTCCGAGGCCAAGATGGTG GGACCAGCTGCTCTCCGCAAGAGAATTCTCACAACCACAGCTCCAACTCGCACTCAAATCAAAGCAAGGCGTCAGACACA CCTCATGAGCCTGCAGACGACTGGTCGGAGCACATCAGCTCCTCGGGCAAGAAGTACTACTACAACTGCAGGACTGAGGTCTCTCAGTGGGAGAAGCCCAAAGACTGGCTGGAGAG AGAGCAAAGGCAAAAAGACCCGTCTAAGAGGGAGTCCAACACGTTCCCTAAAGACCGGGACTACAGACGAGAGTCTGTGGACACAGCCACCACAA AGAGTACATCAGGGGACAAGTCGTCCTCCAACACTGCTCCTTCCCAGTCATCTTCCTCCATCAATCCGGGCCTGAACCAAGCCTCTGGCTCTAACCCCAccccttcctcatcctcctccatgGTCCCCGTGTCCCCCTCTGTCCAATCTCAGGCCTCGGGCCTGCTCCAAGACCCCGCCCTCCTGCGGCAGCTCCTCCCAGCGCTGCAGGCCACCCTGCAGATGAGCAATGGCAGCATGGACATGGCCAAGATCAATGAGG TCCTCGCGGCTGCTGTTACTCAAGCTTCCTTGCAGTCTATGCTTCATAAACTCCTCACTGCTGGACCGTCTGCTTTCAACATCACTGCTCTTCTTTCCCAAGCTGCTCAACACTCCAACCAAG CGGCCCTGCAGGCAAGTCAGTCGCCCATATCACTAACGTCGGACGCCTCCTCGCCCCGCTCATACGTGTCGCCCAGGAATGGCACGCCCCAGACCAACCTCCTTACCCAGAAACCCCTGCTCGGTATGCCACCCGCCACCTCCCAACCAAAG GTTACCCCAGTGAAACCAGGACCAATTTCTCAGCAGGCTTCAGCAGAGAAACGTCCAGAGGACCCCAGAACTCTCCAACAGCGGAG CAGTCAGGGGAGTCCGCCACCAGGACCTAACAGCAACTCCACCGGCGGCCACTCTGTTCCCAACGCTGCCTCAGGCCTCACCAGCACTCCCGGCTCCTTCACTCCCTCGCTGGCCTCTCACTTTGACGAGAACCTCGTCAGGCACATCCAGAACTGGCCCGCAGAGCACATCGAGAAGCAG GCAGCACGGTTACGGGAGGATGCCCACAACATGGGCAGTCTCTACATGTCTGAGATCTGCACCGAACTGAAAAACCTCCGATCTTTAGTCAGAGTGTGTGAGATCCAGGCCACGCTGCGGGAACAGAG AATACTGTTCCTGAGACAGCAGAGCAAAGAACTGGACAAGCTGAAGAACCAGAACTCTTACATGGTCTGA